The genomic window CCTTCGAGATATTGGCCATCAAAACTGGGCCAAACGACAATCCCGTCAAAGCCGCTTCCCGCGACCACATTGCGGAAATCCGCAGGCACAGAGACCCGCCCTTTGGCATCCACCTTGTTTGTCACGCTCGACAAAAACATCGACATTCCCTTTGAGAGCTCCCGATAAGCTCAAATCTGGGATAGCATGGGATATTATGGGAAACAATGCCAATTTAGGGAAATATTAGCCATAGTTTACCTTTTCCACACTGTTAATCATTCTGTGGGTAAGTCTTTTTTAAACAATAATAACAAGGGATTAAGAAAGAATTGAAGAAGGGTTAATACGGCCCCCTCACCCGCCCTCTGTGGTGCCCCCTCGGCCTAAACCCCGCACCCCAAACCAAAAGCAAAGCCCAAACCGCCCCGCTAGCCGCCTATCTGCCGCCCCGCAATTCCCACAAAAAAAGCGGCCCATAGGCCGCCCTTCTTAAATCTATGTTTCCGGCTTTAGCCGCGGAATTGACCATTTTCGTAATAGCTATTCCCTGAACGGCTATCAAAGAAGTAGTAACGTCCCGTATTATTGTCGTAATATAGCTTTTCACCATTCGGGCCGCGACGGGCATTATCCATGCGCTTGTCTTTTTCGCTACCGGCATAGGCACCGCCTGCACCGCCGACAACCGCGCCGATGGCTGCGCCTGTCTTCGCATCACCACTACCGACATTGTTACCGATGATCGCGCCAGCAATCGCACCGCCTGCTGCGCCAATCGCCGCACCGCGTTCCGTATTACCCGTTGTTGTACACGCACCCAGCGCCAAAACACTGGCGGCCGTAATAGTCATAATGATTTTGGACATAACATCCTCCTTGTTGTTATTAAGGGACATACGCAGAGTGTAAGCCAAGCGTTCCAAAAACAGAGAAGAAACTGCATTACAAAGCCGTAAGCGATTGGACGGCTATCTTGAGAGGGTTCAGCTTTGCCCCCCTATGATTTATGGTCTTTCACACCCCCAAAAAAGCCGCAACCTTCAGCGCACAAGGCCGCGTTGGCGGCTAAACCCGCCACGCTTTGCAAATACTAGACACCTGCCCTTCAACATATAAAGATGGAAAAGTTAATCACTTCCCGCCCTAGTTACGTAACCATGCCAATATTTAAAGCCATTAGCATAAAAGTGCATCCTAATGGCATTTGTTCCTATCTAGACTACGGGCAAAGGGCTTGTTTAAACGGAAACTATTTCAGGATGAGTATTCCTTACACCATTTCTACCCTTGCAATAAGTTCTTAATTTGTTCTATTCTAACAATTAGTATTTGTAAGGATAAAATTGTTAAAGGGAGTTATGTCCGATTCTTTTCAATCATTGCGCAAAGCCGCGAAGCTAAGCCTGAGTGATGCTGCAGACTTTCTTCAAATATCCGAAGAAGATGCAACAGCCTATGAAGATGGTGTACGCCCCCCCCCTCTTCCTAATGTATTAGCTCTTAAAGGGTTAGGTGGTCTGAATATCTCAAATCAAACTGATAATTTCGTATCTTCAAATAGTAACGAAGTAAAAAAAATCAAATTCATTGATCTTTTTGCAGGGATTGGAGGGTTTCATATAGCTTTAGATGATTTAGGTGCAAAATGTGTTTTTGCTGCTGAAATAAACCCCTACGCCAGAAAAACTTACGAATACAACCATAAAAAACGATCACCCGATTTATTTAGAAAAGGCCTGTTTGCGAGCGACATAAAAGAAGTCGAGCCGATTAATATCCCTGAGTTTGATATTTTATGTGGCGGGTTTCCTTGCCAGCCTTTTTCCCAAGCGGGTTACAAACGCGGCTTTCAAGATATTCAAGACAACCGTGGCAATTTATTTTTTGATATAATAAATATTATTAAAGAAAAAAAACCGCAGGCTTATTTTTTAGAAAATGTTCGTCATATTAAAAACCATGACGAAGGAAAAACGTTTGCGGAAATCCAGTTGCAGCTGGAAAAACTAGGGTACTCTTTCAAATACAAGATGGTGAAAGCCTCCGATCATGGCTTACCTCAACATAGACCCCGCATATTCATGGTGGGGTTCAAAGGAGAGACTACAAAAGATTCAACATTTGAATTTCCAGAAGCAGAACCGCTTCAGATGACCATGAGCGACATATTTGGGAAACCCTGCAATAAATCTATAGGTTACACTTTACGAGTGGGCGGTAGAGGCTCAGGCCTGATGGATAGACGGAATTGGGACACTTATGCCGTAGGCGGAGACGTAATCCGCCTGTCAAGTAAAGAGGGGATCAAAATGATGGGCTTGCCATCTGACTTTCACTTCCCTGTTTCAGAGACACAAGCCATGAAGCAGCTAGGAAATTCGGTAGCGGTACCCGCTGTGAAAGCAACTGCTCGAAACATTTTTGACTACATCAACAAAGTTTCTACCAAGTGAGCGAGACCAAAAACAAAGGGGAGTGGAGCGAATTTTATGCTTTTCTGAAAATATTGAGAGACAGAAAGTTGGTAGCCGCTCACGCAAATCTGGAACCAATTAGAGACACTTATTATCCCGTCTTACAAGTCCTGCGTGACTCAAAGGATGTAAAACGCCGATATGAACTTCTTGATACGGGGCAAGTAAAGTTGACAATTGAGGAAAATTTAATTTCCCAAGAACTCTTAATTGAACCAAAGTTTTTAAAGGAAAGCGTTCAATACATTTTCAAAAACATAACAGAATCCAAAGGAAGGGCTTTTAAAATAAGAGGCTCTGAAGAAATTGTCTCGCATTTAAAATGCGGAGATATCAAAGCAAACTCATCAAAAAAAGGCGATATCACCCTTGTAATCCATGATAGTATTACACAACAAAACAACACTGTAGACTTTAGCATTAAATCGTATGCTGGAGCTGCCCCAACTTTATTGAATGCGTCTGGGTCTACGCGTTTTAGATACGCAGTTAATGGATTTCGTGGCAACAAAGAAGACATAAATAACTTAAACCCTAGATCGTCAAAAGTACAAGCTAGATTCCTTAAAGTCCTAGAGACTAGTGATGAAATTCGTTTTAGCAGCATGTTAAACAAAAATTTCGCTAAAAACTTGATTAAACTAGACAGTTTGATGCCACTATTTATTTCTGAGTACCTACGATTTTATTTTCTTGGGTACGGAAATTCATTGGAAGTCTTAACTAGTCATGTTGCAAGTTCCCCTAGAATAAAAGAAGTTGTTTTGTTTCCAATCTCTGAGGAAGATTTAAAATACAAGCTGAAACAACTCCTTCTCAACGTAGCGTTAGGTCTAGTTCCTAGTAAAGAATGGAATGGATTTTTAAAGGCTGATGGCGGCTATATCATTGTTAAAGAAACAGGCGATATTGTTTGCTTTCATATCTACAACACCGCTGAATTAGGCGAATATTTATACCACAACACTCGCTTTGATACTGGTTCTACTAGAAGAAATAAATTCGCAACAATTTTCAAAGAAGAAAACCAATGGTTTTTTGATTTAAACTTACAAATCAGCTTTAAAAAATAACCCCTCTGGCAATCAAACGCTTCCATGTTCGTTTTGCTATAAACAATTGTTTTCAATAATAAGAATAAATCGCATCCACGCCCCTTCACCCTTTGTTACACTCCCCTTGTTCGGCTCACACGGACAGGCAGGCGATCGTGGTTTGTTGGTGAGTTGACAGCGGGATTGAGCATCTGGCCTGACGGGGCTGGACTGTGCCGGGTCTTCTGAGATGGGGCCTGACTGACGTGGCCTAGGTTTGTTGATGGCTCATGCAATCAACGGACTCGCAGGTCATGACTGCAGGGTAGTAATCAGGCCGTCTTGGTACAAACCGCTGCCGCGTGGTGGAAACTGCGTAAAACAAAACTCATCTGGTCTCCATCGTAGAGACCACCACGCGGACACGTCCTTTTAAAGGAAATTCGCTGATTGGCTCGGCCCTTGATGGCGAGCAGAATGAAAAACTCGCCTAAATATAGAACATGATTTAATACAGGGATATTTATATGCCGCGCTCTGAAAAGACCCTCAGCCAACGCTCTCTTAGCCATCTTAAATTCAAAATCGAGCAAGCCAAATTATCTAAGCTAGAGGCCGACCTCCCCTCGGTTGAGCCTGAATATATCCGTTATGTGGATTTACCGCCTCTGCACCCCGAAGATAAAATAGACCTTTGCAATCGGTTCACCCATTTGGCGCGCAGGACAGAGGGCGAAAGCGTGGCCGCCGAAATTGAAGACGCCGTCAATCATTGGCATGCTATGAATAATGGGATGCGCGGTCAGCCTATCGGCACGGCGCAGGACAAACGCGAAACCATACCCTTTTGGGAGGGGTTGACGGAAAATGGCTATTCCCTCTTTGAAGGCGGCGTTTTGTGTGAAGATTTTATCGCGGCCATTTTTAAAGGCAAAGAGGCACAAAGCGAAGCCGTACAAGCCTATCACGAGGCGAATATTGTCGACGTTGTTATTAAGGGCAAGCGGCCATGAGGGGGGGCGTTTCACTCTCTCGTGCATCCCCCCCTATTTTCCGCTCATCCCGTTGAAAAACGGGATCCAGTGTTTGTTGTGAGGTCATGAGTTAGGTGAGTTAGGCGCAATTGGCAGGGGAAGGCAGTTGATGGAGTGGTGCTTAAATATCGAGAGACCGCGATATAGCGGTGCACTCTTACTAACGCGCTTTGCGCGCCGCGTTCGAGCGGTAGCATCCTCACTAGCTCGCTTCGCGAGGCCGCGTTCGGATGGTAAGGGCCAGAGGGTCTATAAGCCGGGTTTTGTCCTTGCGGGTTTGACGCCGCAATGTGCAATCATTCATCTAGGACGTTCATTACTGAACGCCTCGTGCAACCAACCCGAACGGCCGCTGCAACACGGTATATCCGTTCCTATTTGGTTTTGCTCCGGATGGGGTTTACCTTGCAAAGCGTGTTGCCACGCCCACGGTGCGCTCTTACCGCACCCTTTCAGCTTTTCTCGTGCATTTTTCATAAATGAAAATTGCACAAGTAGTCTTCTCTCTGTGGCACTTTCCCTGGGGTCGCCCCCGCCGGCCATTAACCGGCATCCTATTGCAGTGGAGCCCGGACTTTCCTCGGATTTAAAAACCCGCGATTGCCCAACCCTCTGGCGAAATGGCCTTTAGGCCGAAAGGTGAATTATGGCAACTGCCAAACGAGCGCGCCAATGCGTTGCAAACAGTCCATATCGACAAAGCCAGAGATATCATCGGGGCGCCAGCGCCGTTGAAAGGCCCGCATCGCCTTTGATGTCGTCTCGTCAAATTGGCCCGTTATGGCCACATCATAGCCCAGCTGGGCCAGTCCTTGCTGGACGACTGACACGCCTCGGTCTCGGTCGCCCAGTTCAAACAAGACCCGTTTATCAGACTCGGTCTCTTCGGCTGTTTCCTCTTGAAACCATAGGCCGATGCCCGCTGCCGCCAGCCCCGCCCACGGGAAATGCTCGCCGGGGTCTTCCTTACGGCCGGGGGCCAGATCGCTATGACCAATTACGTTCCACGGGCGGATATTATGGCGTTTAATAACCTCATGACACAGCGCAATAACGGCATTGATTTGTACATCGGGATAAGCTGGCGGCGCGCCATTCACATCGGGAAAATTATGCCCCCCATTCACAATCTCTATACCAATCGACGCCGAATTGACATCGCGTATGCCGCGCCAAGACCCAATTCCCGCATGCCAAGCCCGGTGCGCTTCATCCACCAATTGTTGCACGCGGCCATCCTCATGCACCAAATAATGCGCGCTGACTTTGGCCTGCGCATCGCACAAACGCTGAAGGGCCGCCTCCCCGCTCTCCATACCCGTATAATGCAAGACAAGCATAGACAGAGGCAAAGTCCGCTCGTCGTAATTGGGGCTGGTCTGGTGCGTATCGATTAGCATGCGAATTTTGCCTTATTCCGGATATTTCTTTGCCAAGAGCCTCAGCCCCTTAGCAATCATCTCTTCCAAAACGCTAACATCTACATCGGAAAGGCGCTTAATATAAAGGCATGATTTGCCTATTTTATGTTTACCCAAACGCGACAGCTCATCTTCGAAATCCTGATAGCCCGGCATGATATAAATAGAGATATTTTGAGCGCGCGCCGCAAATCCCGTGCGCAGCGCGTCACCTTCGCGGCCGCTCTCATATTTATAATGGTAACGACCAAACCCCACAATTGAAGGCCCCCACATTTTAGGGGAGTGCCCCGTCAGATTTTGCATCATATCCGCAATGACGCGGCAATCCGTTTGTTTCTGATCCGGGGATATAGCGCTCAGATACGCTTCAACCGAAGCATCGGTTTCAATCGTTTTATTGGTCATAAATGGCCCCCA from Litorimonas taeanensis includes these protein-coding regions:
- a CDS encoding HpaII family restriction endonuclease; translation: MSETKNKGEWSEFYAFLKILRDRKLVAAHANLEPIRDTYYPVLQVLRDSKDVKRRYELLDTGQVKLTIEENLISQELLIEPKFLKESVQYIFKNITESKGRAFKIRGSEEIVSHLKCGDIKANSSKKGDITLVIHDSITQQNNTVDFSIKSYAGAAPTLLNASGSTRFRYAVNGFRGNKEDINNLNPRSSKVQARFLKVLETSDEIRFSSMLNKNFAKNLIKLDSLMPLFISEYLRFYFLGYGNSLEVLTSHVASSPRIKEVVLFPISEEDLKYKLKQLLLNVALGLVPSKEWNGFLKADGGYIIVKETGDIVCFHIYNTAELGEYLYHNTRFDTGSTRRNKFATIFKEENQWFFDLNLQISFKK
- a CDS encoding DNA cytosine methyltransferase, encoding MSDSFQSLRKAAKLSLSDAADFLQISEEDATAYEDGVRPPPLPNVLALKGLGGLNISNQTDNFVSSNSNEVKKIKFIDLFAGIGGFHIALDDLGAKCVFAAEINPYARKTYEYNHKKRSPDLFRKGLFASDIKEVEPINIPEFDILCGGFPCQPFSQAGYKRGFQDIQDNRGNLFFDIINIIKEKKPQAYFLENVRHIKNHDEGKTFAEIQLQLEKLGYSFKYKMVKASDHGLPQHRPRIFMVGFKGETTKDSTFEFPEAEPLQMTMSDIFGKPCNKSIGYTLRVGGRGSGLMDRRNWDTYAVGGDVIRLSSKEGIKMMGLPSDFHFPVSETQAMKQLGNSVAVPAVKATARNIFDYINKVSTK
- a CDS encoding glycine zipper domain-containing protein, with protein sequence MSKIIMTITAASVLALGACTTTGNTERGAAIGAAGGAIAGAIIGNNVGSGDAKTGAAIGAVVGGAGGAYAGSEKDKRMDNARRGPNGEKLYYDNNTGRYYFFDSRSGNSYYENGQFRG
- a CDS encoding DUF1801 domain-containing protein produces the protein MTNKTIETDASVEAYLSAISPDQKQTDCRVIADMMQNLTGHSPKMWGPSIVGFGRYHYKYESGREGDALRTGFAARAQNISIYIMPGYQDFEDELSRLGKHKIGKSCLYIKRLSDVDVSVLEEMIAKGLRLLAKKYPE
- a CDS encoding peptidoglycan recognition protein family protein, whose translation is MLIDTHQTSPNYDERTLPLSMLVLHYTGMESGEAALQRLCDAQAKVSAHYLVHEDGRVQQLVDEAHRAWHAGIGSWRGIRDVNSASIGIEIVNGGHNFPDVNGAPPAYPDVQINAVIALCHEVIKRHNIRPWNVIGHSDLAPGRKEDPGEHFPWAGLAAAGIGLWFQEETAEETESDKRVLFELGDRDRGVSVVQQGLAQLGYDVAITGQFDETTSKAMRAFQRRWRPDDISGFVDMDCLQRIGALVWQLP